Within Triticum dicoccoides isolate Atlit2015 ecotype Zavitan chromosome 1B, WEW_v2.0, whole genome shotgun sequence, the genomic segment NNNNNNNNNNNNNNNNNNNNNNNNNNNNNNNNNNNNNNNNNNNNNNNNNNNNNNNNNNNNNNNNNNNNNNNNNNNNNNNNNNNNNNNNNNNNNNNNNNNNNNNNNNNNNNNNNNNNNNNNNNNNNNNNNNNNNNNNNNNNNNNNNNNNNNNNNNNNNNNNNNNNNNNNNNNNNNNNNNNNNNNNNNNNNNNNNNNNNNNNNNNNNNNNNNNNNNNNNNNNNNNNNNNNNNNNNNNNNNNNNNNNNNNNNNNNNNNNNNNNNNNNNNNNNNNNNNNNNNNNNNNNNNNNNNNNNNNNNNNNNNNNNNNNNNNNNNNNNNNNNNNNNNNNNNNNNNNNNNNNNNNNNNNNNNNNNNNNNNNNNNNNNNNNNNNNNNNNNNNNNNNNNNNNNNNNNNNNNNNNNNNNNNNNNNNNNNNNNNNNNNNNNNNNNNNNNNNNNNNNNNNNNNNNNNNNNNNNNNNNNNNNNNNNNNNNNNNNNNNNNNNNNNNNGGCgaggcggcgtccggcggcggggtcggggcgtCGCGGCGATCTCCTCCTCTCGATCCCAATCCAattgggggagaggggggaggagatATTTTCGTGTGGGGGGAGGGGGAAGTGGGGGTGGTGGCCGGTTAGGGTTTCGGTGCCCAGGGGTTAAGGGAGTGGGGTGTGGGgtgggccagtcggctgggcctttgcccagttgggctggccagctgggccacagaTGGCCAGGTGGGGGTGAGGGGGGTCTGCCTCTTTTTATTTTTAGTTAGATTTGTCTTTTCCtactttttatttctcttttctgttttatttcattttaatgtatttaggcattttctaaaaaggtgtttgctgcactataattacctatgctaATTTTGGCACTGcttgaacatttttgtttcaatgttTGACGACATTTGTTTGGTTGCCATATTTTAAGTGATTTTTGAATCGGTTTGAACTAAcgaaagattagcaacagtaattgcagatgacatggcatcattagcataggttcactgtagcataattatccgggcgttacaccttCAGACCAGAGACAAAGCACCGGGAATCCCTCATGCATTGGGTGTTCGTATGGGCCGGctcattttcctttttttccttttgttttttccttctttttctttgttcttttttttcatttcatttttttcttatttacttttcactttcttgtaaattttattttcaaattcatgaacattttcttgttCATCCAATTCAAGAAATGTTCATAGATTCAAAAATTTGTTCATCGGATTTACAAAATATTTGTCAAACTAAAATATGTCATCGAACTagaattttttttatcaaattctAAATTTGTTCGtcgattaaaaaaatgttcattgaatAATTTTTTTGATCATTATTAAAAAATGCTCATAAAAATGTTCACTAAAATTCAAACAATATTCACTCTTTTGAAGGAAGGAACATTTTTTCGAATTCAAGAACTGTTTTTGAATTCGGTGGGCATTTTTTGAATCCGCGATTCTGAGGATCAGAACTTTTCTCGAAATCTCGAAATAGTTGAGACTTTCTCTCCGAAAAGCAAAAAATGGGAGTAGACACGAAGCACACGCAACCGGGCCGGGCCTTGGGCCCTATCCAGGCAGCTACGTTTGTCTCAAAAATCTTCCATGTACatcgaaagaaaagaaaaaaaacgtcCCAATTCCCCACACCCGCGACCGCGAGCAGAAATCCCTAACCTGTCCCGACCcaactcgccgccgccgtcgccgccgcgccgtcgccaagGAACCCGCCGCCGTGTTGATGGCGTCGACGGAGGAGCAGGTCTTCCTTGGATCGAGTAACCTTTCGTATCACGGCGCCCACCACCCCGACACCTGCGCCGACTGGGATTACCCGGAAGACCCAGGCGACCGGCGGAACGGGGTGGAGGTTGCCGAGCTCCATGACCAGCCGGCGCGCATGAGCACCGGTGCGTATATCGTGCATCTCCACTCTTCCTATGTTCATGCCTCACTGGAATTCCTCTTACTGATATTGTTTCCGCCAACTCAATTATTCGTTGATCAAATACTTATTTATCTATGGTCACTGAGCAGCAGATTCAGATCCATGTGAAGTCGCCAGGCGTGCCTTGGACCTCATGTTCCCGCGGGACGAGGACAGCGATGACGCCTGGAGCACCTGGAGCGCACGGGAGGAGGGCACTAACGACGACGATGAGCAAGATAGCCAATTCTCCCTACAGATGTGTTTACTATCCATAGATCCTTGATTTACATTGGTTGATTGATTCTGTAGGAGGGGAAGAAGACGATGGTAGCACACAGGAGAGCAGCGATTATGAAGACGGCGGCAATTGCCAAGTGATACTAGCCGAGACAAACTGTCCAGGTAGCTGCTGATTCTCTCAACAGATGAAACAAAAATATATATTCATCTGCTGAGCTCTTCTACATCAATTCTTCAGGAAAGCTCTACCCCAAGAGCCAAGCAGATGACATAGATGACAAATGGGTACATAGGTACTCCCAACAGCTTAATGAACACTCGAAGCTGTGCAGGGAGATTATGGCTCTGGGAGTTtatgatgatgattatgattatgatgatgatgatgctccttGCCCCGTCTCTCCCATGAGAGTGTTCCCTTACGCAACAGGTGCCTGCGTCCTTGGGCTCAACTGCCACCATCGTATCTACAGGACCCATGACAACTCTACCAGTAAGTGCTGTTTGCCATTCGTTCATTCCTAGTAATTAATTCATCTGCCGTTGTGATATACTGACTAGCACAATGCTTGTGCGTTGCTACGAAACCATAAAAAATGAGGAATTACTGGTGTTTTGCGGCTGTTGCATGGTTCACAATTAAAAAGAGTGAATATAATAAAAAATCATGTTGCAGTCGCTAAAGAGTCTCGAGCGACCGTAGTAGGTCCTTTGCAAGATTTATAGTCAGATACATTTTGAATTTGGAACATAGGATAATGGGCGTTAGTAAGTTGAATGCACAAGATCGTAGATTAGGTAGGAGGACAACATCTCTCGCCTAATTTGTTTGCCCTCTTCTGCTATGACATAGAACCGAAGAATTGGTTGGGCAGAGAAACTAAAATCAAGACCATTATTTTGAATTGGAGGCATAGTTGCATTTATAATTTTTGTTTTTACAAGAGTATTATTCTCAAACTAGGGTAGCAGTGTATTTGTTTATTTGAGATAGGTGTCACACCTAGTAAAAGTTACATTTGTTTATTTATGTCTCTTGGAACGTTGCTAGTCCCACATGTGGCTAGTGCACAACTCCAACGTATATAAGTAGGAAAGATATCTATGTATTTTGTTACCAACTTGCTTTTGTTTTCACTAAGATAATAACTTGCTTTTGTTCTCACTAAATAATTGCAGCCCCATCAACTCTTGGAAAGCGCACACCAAGTTATATGCTACAATTATTCTCCATGCGTCTATCAAGCTTTGAACCCTCGTATCCCATTAGTGTGTATGGAATATTTGCCATTCGGGATTACTTGGACCCACGACGGAACTACGTCTTTAACCGTCCCAGGGATGACGCTGTCACGATTGAAAAGCAGGTAACTAAGACTTCCTTTCCTCCTGAAGATAGTATGCTTGTTTTTCTTTCAGAAATGGTTGACTGCTGTATATTAAAACACTGATATTTATGTCAGTTTGGTTCTTTTATTTGTCTCCTTCCTTACTCGCATCTATTAAAAGATGTGTGAGAGGTCCGGTTAATTTGTTTCTCCGTGTTCAGAAGATCTGCTCTTTATGTTGTTATAAGCATTAGATAGATGATCACATCAAGCCATCAGACCAGTTCTCAAAATTGGATAAGATTATACTTTTACCACCAACATACAAAACTGGTCATCTTGTTAATATACTTCAATATAGACAATTACTCTATTTCTTTGTCGATTTTTTATTACACATGTGCAATTAAGACGGTTATAACTCCCAATCAGCTGGATAGTAGAGGGGCATTGGGTAATTATTGTGAGGTCCCTAGTGGTAATCTAATCTGATATGTCATAagtgttgagcaattgataaaacggacaCAATTGCATTAACTTGCATGTCTTGCATTATGTAAACATATGTAAAAAAGAGCACCCTCAAGATGGGAGTATCACTGAATAGTTGATTTGAACATGTGCAAGTATATCTTACTGAGTTTGTTGTGTTGATACATGCTAATGTATGTGGAAGTGGATATCGCTTATTAGTTCTAACAAGCTGTTAAATCCTAGGGTTCCTTTGTCATACCACTTTGTAGCCCTTGTCGAGGAATGTATTTGTTGGATAAGGCTTTAGTAGAAGTTGATCTTTGGGTAAAGAAAGAAGGGGATGATGAATCAGATGACAAGCAACTACTTTCTGCATATGCTGAGATTGATGTCCGGACTGAAGCTGATCTCATGCTTTATGAACGGATTTCTGGTGATAATTGCAATTTGGACTTTAAATATAAAGTCCTTTCAGAAAGTGTTGATGCTGTAATACAAGTATATGCAAAGGTCAGCCATCCTCACCATGTGTTGTTCACTGCTTTTAGCACCGAATATGATGATTATCCTCTTCGTGGGGTTGTGCTGTTTGATGACAAATTATTTGGCGAGGAAAAACTATTCAAGCATGTTGTCGCGGTGAAAGCAAATGAAGGACTGCATGTTTTTTTAGAAGTGAACGGTTCAGTGTTCCAGTGGACTTTTCAAGATGAACATGTTGGAGCTGTTGTTTCTCCTGATGACTCAATCTTGGACTATGGACAGTTCTTCGTGAGGGTATTGTTTGCTCCAAAGGATTACAAGGGAAGCTCAGCTCCAACATTCTGACAGTGTCGCCATTGGCTGAAAGCCTGAAACTCATGTAAAAGTGTTGTTGCTTTTCTTGGTATTGTATATGAGTAGCAGTTGAATTTCTCTTAAgacctcttagagcatctccaatagatggtgcAAATTTGGAGATGTGAAAGTGGATGTGTATAGTTTACATAATCAAAAAGTGCTTTTTACGTCTCCAAAAAACAGCTAACTTCAACAGATGTATATTTGGTGATATGAAAGTCTTACTCAAACAGATGATgtatttgaagatgtaaaactagttcaactactacatCATTTCAAACATAATTCAAACATAGCAAGTTCAACTACACATCATTCAAGCATAATTAAATATAGTTCTAACTAAAAGGTAATTAAACATAGTTATAATTAAAACCTAAATTAAACATAGTTCAAACTATTACATCCATCAAACTACTGCTACTACAGCCAAGATTAAAATCTTCATTTGGAGGACGCCTCATAGCGTTTGAAGACAAACCCGAGCTGCCCTGCTCGTATACCATACCATAGGACACCTATTGTTTGAATGCAAGGCGGTCCTGGATACAATACCATAAGACACCTATTTGTTTGAATGCAAGGCGGTCGGCAGGGCAGGTGAAGTGATTTTGGAGTATATGTTGTGCCTTACAGAGCAAGATGTCCAAGTGCTTGGGCTACCAAAGTTGAAAAAAACAGTGGCGATGGCAGCCGGGTACTTATGGTATGAGTGTCGTAAGTTGACACATGGAGAAAAAAAATACAAGACGATGCTCAAATTAATATGGCAGTGAGATGTTTAGCAGCTAACTATATTATCTTATACAGTCCTAAGGCCAAGGCAAATGTTGGTGTGGGTTTCGATGTGGACACGCTCCTGTGGCCGGTTGGAGCAGTCATCCGAGACCATCATGGAAAGTTCATTGTAGCTGCAAATGAAAAGActgatctttgctttgactcatTCACGACACAGGCAATTGCAGTGAGGTTTGGAATGAACCTGACATGTATAGTTGGATGTAGTAAGATTCAGGTCAACTCTAGTAGTGTGGAGGTTGTTGCTGCCCTAATCGTTCTTTACCCTTCCTCGGTAGCATTTGGTATCTTTGATGACTGTTATTTTAGGTAGCTTGACTTTACTCATGTCATCTATCATCATTGTAATAGAGAAAGAAATCATGTAGCTCAAGAATTGGCTAGGATAGCTAGATTTTCTCCTCCAAATATCTGGATGTACACCGCCCTGGATGTGCTTATTCCTCTTATTGTAAGCGATATTATGATCCTTATGAATGAATAAAGGGGGAGATAATTGTAAAAAAAAAACTACTTGAACTACATCGAAGATGAAACTACTCCTCATCGGAGTTCTCGAACCGCTCCCAGAACTCATCCTCGCTGGGGTCGTCACACCTTCTCCTCCGAGTCACCCCAGTCCGATGAGTCCGACTTGATGGGGATCACCATCGAGGGCCCGGGCTCGTCCTCCTTCACCCCCTTCTTCTTCTACTTAGCCTCGCGCTTCCAGTAGAACTCGCACTCAGCTTGGAGATCCGGATGCTCACCGGGAGCAACGTGAATGGTCCTCCGTTCGGAAATTCTCCGGAACGAAACACCGCATCTGCCTGGGTCTCAATCTCCGGGAAGTTGAGCGCTAGCGTCGCATTCATGCCGGCCcggagcggacgtgacctctcactgaagCCAGCACCGAAGTTGCGCACCAGCCAAGAGCTTCGCCCGAGCCGCGTCCTGGTGTCCGAGCCTTTTCTATGCCGGAGAAACCTAATCGGACGACACCGAAGTTGAGAAGCGTGAGTTTCCCTGCATATGCCATCATGGACATTGTGGACGTGAGGCGGCGTTCAATGGAGCAGACCAGTGGCATGAGATCTAGTATGGTTGGGCGTATAGTACCCATCGGGAGCCCCAAGTATGTGAATGGCATGGAGCCAACAGCACACCCAAAGGTACCAGCAATTGTCATCGTGAGGtgttcatccatgttgatagggataagGGTGGACTTGTCGAAGTTAATTTTGAGCCCAATGGAACATGCATAGTCCAATAGGATTTGTTTGATCAGTGCAACTTGTCTTGTGCACGCAGGCATAGCCAATATAGTGCTGTTTGCGTACTGGATAACCGGGTGGTCGTATTGCCCATTTGCAGGGAAGTGTAGATGAATCTGTCCGGCTCGAAAGACATCATTAATCGCGGCTTGAAAGAGGTTTGTGGCAAGAACAAAGATTAGGGGTGACAATGGGTCGCCTTGTTTGACACCACACCAACAGTGGAATTGGCGATCCCAGAAGAAAATATGCATTTGATCCGTTTCATCCATGTGTTTCATAATTTCCATCATTGGTCCTTGCTCAATGGTATCGAGTGCCTTGGCAAAATCAAGTTTTAGGAGTACTATTGGTTGCTTCGACGCTTGGCATCGATGAATGTATTGGAACACCCATGCAAGGCAATC encodes:
- the LOC119318104 gene encoding uncharacterized protein LOC119318104, yielding MALGVYDDDYDYDDDDAPCPVSPMRVFPYATGACVLGLNCHHRIYRTHDNSTTPSTLGKRTPSYMLQLFSMRLSSFEPSYPISVYGIFAIRDYLDPRRNYVFNRPRDDAVTIEKQGSFVIPLCSPCRGMYLLDKALVEVDLWVKKEGDDESDDKQLLSAYAEIDVRTEADLMLYERISGDNCNLDFKYKVLSESVDAVIQVYAKVSHPHHVLFTAFSTEYDDYPLRGVVLFDDKLFGEEKLFKHVVAVKANEGLHVFLEVNGSVFQWTFQDEHVGAVVSPDDSILDYGQFFVRVLFAPKDYKGSSAPTF